The window CGTCATATTTTTCTGAATTTCCTCATATGTTTTGCTCATTTCTTTGGAAAGATAACTGAGCTCAACCTTGTCAAGTTGTCCCTTTTCAATTCTGGGATAAAGCTGGTTTTCAATGGTCAGCATCTCTTTCCTCAGGTCCCAGGTCCAGTTCCCATACAGGACCTCAAGTTTTCTGTACACTGCAATTTCTTGCGTGTTTTTGAagctgaaaacaaattgttcatTCATCAATGCCTTCCACAGGTCCTGAATTTTGCTGTTTAAATGGGACAAAGTGATCCCAGCAGACTTTGAGGCCTTAGATAGGATGGTTTTCTTCAGTTCTTGGACACTTTCACTGTAACCAGGATTTGGAGGTGCCATGGGTGGACTTCCCTCCCATAACTGGGCAAAGTATTTCACATCTTCTTGCACATCAAAAGCAATGACATCACTGAAGCACTCAACATCGCACACCTCCTCTTTGGCAGCTAGTTGAGCCATCTTGTCCAGTTTTTCTTGCAACCGTCTCTTTCCATCCAtgtttttctctgcagctgcgATATCTGTAACATTCtggtgaacaaacacacaacttGGAGAAAGCTTAACTTTCTTCATCCTCATGAAAGCCTGAACAACAATCTGCAGGACGTCTTGCATGTCAGCTGGATTCTCACCAAAGATGTTGATCAATGTCATGTTTCCCAAGCCAACAACAAAAGTTGCCAGCTCGTTGTCATGGTGAAGAGTGGCGTTACCGGCCAACTCAAGAGCACGCAGTCCTTCAGTGTCAACTACCAGGACATAGTCAAACTGGAAACCTTTGAGTTCCTCTGACAGTTTGACCAGCTGCATGTAGGCACCTTTGGTGCACCTGCCAGCACTCACTGCAAACTGCAATCCAAACATGGCATTCAGCATGGTTGATTTTCCACTGCTTTGTACACCCAAAACTGACAACACAAACACTCTCTTGTCACCCAGTTTCTTGATGACTTCTTGTAAAAGACTAGAGATCCACATCAAAGGTACCTGACCAGCATCGCCATCCATCAGCTCCATCGGGTGTCCTGATATCATCAGATCTGCAGCCAGCTCAGGGTATTTAACCCAGTCAGCCTGTTGGCTGTGCGTTTGTTCCTTCTGAGATTTATGGGCTTCGTAGATCTGTCCCATTTCTCTAAAGATGTGCTCCAAGCCAAATGTTGCTGACTGCAGCTTTTTTGATAACTGTTCAAGCTTAGTTTGTTTGTCCTTTAGCAGAGCAGATTTATCATGTTTCTTCTTCAAAGTTAAAACCTCAGACCACGTTTCGTCATAGTTTTGGAGAATTGAAGAAAGATCATCTGTGGAGAGGCCATCTATTAGGATCTGAGTCCACTTAAGAAAGTATTCTTTGTCTGTTGGTGGCAAACCCACGAGGCTTTCAGTGAATGACTTCATCAGTTTACTGTTAGAAGCAGCACATTGTTCCTGTCGAATGTGCATGAGTTGCTTTTCTTTCTGACCTTTTTCCTTCTCAATGTGACCTTTCAGGTGATACAGTTCTTTGTTTATTCTGCACCACTCATGCCAAAGTTGGCCTTGACAAGGAAGAAATTCATCTTTGATCTTGGAAACATCCATCCCCTGAATCAGTTTTACTATTTCCATTGCTGCAGATTTCCCTTTCTGGCAGTCTGTGCCATCTTCATCCACTCTGATTCCAGACACCTCGGCCATAGATTCAAGCTGGAAGGATTTATGAGGTGCAGACAAAATTTTTCTGATTATGCCTTTCAGCTCTTCAGAAACATCTGCCTGGCTTCTGTCTTTCAGGCCCAGTTTGTATTTTTGTGCTTTCATCTGAGATGCACCACAGTCACTGTCAGCAATGAGAATAATTAGAGGCTTCGGAGACCTGTAAAGTGTTGATATGACTGCACTACTTCCATGGCTTTTTTCCAGAGTTGGTACCAGAACAACAATGACAGAAGATTTTTCTGTCAGTATTTCACGCTGCTTTTCAGTTGATAGAGAATCTCCGTGAAGATTACAGAAGGCAATGCAGTCATTGAATGACTCATTGGGTGTTCCAGCAGGGCAGTACCAGGCTATCTGTGCCACACCATCCATCAAATGACGAGACTTGGTGCTACCTGGACAGTTTCTGTGGAAGAAGGCGCTGTGGCGGTTGTTGATCAAAGTGTTCATGAGCTGAGATTTAGACTGAGACAGTGAACCCAGGCGGAAAAATGACACCAGGGGTGTCTCAGCTTTGCAGATCGGCATGCTCTTCATGATTGGCTTGGAATCTTCTTTGCCTTGATTGGATGTTATCTTCCATGTTTTTGTTAGTTGCCTGAACGTCCACAGAGGACACTCAATGTCCATTGTGATGGGGTCAGGAACAAGTAAAGGTAAGGCATACTGGCACTGTGACAACTTTgtgatcatgttttgtttcaggAAGCTGTTTGAGCAGTGAAATACTGCCATTTGAACATCCATAGGGTGCACGTGAGCCTGTTTTGACTGATCAATGTCTACACTGGTTGCAAAGAGAGCATCTAAGTCACCATCATCTGCATCAACAGTGTCAGATGTTGGAAAAGACTCTGAATGGCTCGCCTCAGAACCATCTTGCAGTACAGGGATATATCTGGCTCTGTGATCTAATGTCATTAACCTCTGAAGAAAAGTATGAGCCAGATCTTTTTCAAGTGTATCATTGCTCTGCCTCACAGGTGGACCTATTTTAAGAAAGTCTGCTGGGGACATCTTGTGTGGACATTTGTCCTGAAGGTGAAGTCTGCTGAGCAGCATTTCAGTTTCTTTATGCcgtttctttctgttttcttcagaaatgtCCCGTGTCTGctgaaaataataaattaataatttataTTTTACCGTCTATAAAAAAAACCCTAATAGATTATCCAAAATATCATGTGAAATAATTAAGTGACTGACCTTTATTTCCTTTCCACTTATTTCCATGTTGAAAGTACCTGTAGAAAAGAAATGATTTACCAGATTACCAGGACAGATCAGTGTGATGTGGAATTAGACAGTAATAGTAAAAAACTGTTGACACACCTATACTAAAATATGCTAAACTCAACCTAAAAGACCAACagtgaacaacaacaacaacaaaagaacttTTAAACACAACTAGGTTTCATATCAAAGGGatattctttattctttttttaaaattagatGGCATTTGGTACCCTCTCAGTTTGGAAAAGCAGGGAGGAAATCTAACAGGGGAACAGAGCTAAACAGCTAATCAGAATAGGATCTTCAAAAGAGCTCATTTCTAACCATCTGAAACAACTCAAACCGTAAATATTTCCTGTACTGGAGAAACTATCTTCACTACTTAATGCTTAATGCTAATAAGTGTTATTTCCCAGCACCGTTCTAGAATGTGGAATGTATAACAATAGTAGTTTGATCTTGTACCAATTGTACAATCCAAATCTTTCAGGAAATGCTACCTTTCTCCTTTGTTTCATGTGGAACAGATTTGATTTCAGACTGTCCTGGTGTGTTGTCGTCATTCTTCTCTGAGCGTTCAGCACCATCATGTTCCTGTAATGGATCACAGGAAGAAATGTACACATTTAACTTTACTTATGAAGAATGACTGTCAGGAATAATCACATcagcaaaataaaacaattattaGACAAGCAGGCAATATCGAAGTTCAGTCCTTTGATATTGCCTAGGCTAAAGAAtacaatgatttaaaaaataaaatattggttaaagagatttgcaaatctttttttttatatatattctttCTGAAACAACATTTTTGGAATTGAGGTTACAGATGTGTGGCTGTTTAGTTCAGTAAATTGTGAGGAGTGCTTGTAGGTGAAGGTTAACAGAATTCCAAAGTAAGAAAGTTTTACTTACATCGCCAATAATTCTGAAATCTGggcaaaatgtaaatgtttgatGAAAGCATTAAAATAGTCTCCTACTCTATTAAGATTTACCCTTTGAACCAAATACATCAGATTTTAACAAAGATGTCTGTGGAccttaaagatttttttaagacacattttcaattgaaaaaataaataaataaaaaagacttGGTTTAAATCATCTAAACTGCAACATAAAATCAATTTATTCAATTGTGTCTGGAAACAAATAATTAGCAGTTTTTTTATATTAGGTTAACATACCAAAGATTAGCataaaagattaaataaaagtCTGAAAAACACTGTGAACTAAAATTATATGAATGAATCCCTACATAAGTTAAACTTACCTTTGACTTGATTTCAGTGCCCGTCTTCATTTCTTCTGCTGCACGATGatgaaggaaaaaaagcagATTGCATTAGTTCAATATTTGAAAAATGACAATTCAAAGCGCAGCATCCTACAATCAGTGCATCTACAAGTATCTGTTCTTTCTGAATTAATTTAAATCCATTTTATTATGATTTTGCTACCTTGAAAAGTTGAGATATTTCCAATACACATTTCACTGCTGGTGTACGTGCACAGCTGCAGGGGACAAATAAAGATTCTGGATTCTTCTTGATAAAGTTTCTTGAGTATGAAATCTGCTCTAATGTGGAAACAGTGTTTCCCCTCAATCCCCTGTAGGGGGCAGTAGTGCATAGAGCACCATTATGGGTCATATTTAGGGGAATCAACAAATGACACATGATTCATAATAACTGGAGGACATATTGTGCTCCAGAAAttgaggatttcttttttttcctcctttttcgtTCACCCAACCACAGTACATAGTTACAGTTACAAAGactaaaaataagaataaaaaattatTGTAATTACAATCGGCCTCATAGTCCATCACTAGTTAGCTTCTTGTAATGTTAGATTGGATGTGGTGTGAATTGTTGGGGGAATATGAAACCCTTGCAGTTCCAGGATGTTGATTACACTTTGCATCAAGTTGCCATAAAatataagacaaaacaaaatatataatTTGTTATTCTCCAAGAGGAGCTTTCTGCCCGTATATGTTCACagcaaaaaacatccaaaatttTTGGGGAAGGTTAAAGGGAGATTGCTGTTTTATCCCCACAATTATACAGGTCTGCATGTGGTGTGGTAGTTAGCAGATTAATAGTTGATTCTAAACTGTCCGTAGGAGAGAGCGtgctctgtgtggccctgtgatgaacttGCAACCTGCCCAGGTTATACCCCACCTCTCCCACAAtggtagctgggataggctccagtgaGCAGAACTCCCTTTAGTGTTGATCTTAATTTTTGTAATATTGCAAACATTTTACATGCTTAGAAGCTATGTGAATACAAAGGGCAAAATGTGGTATTTTTATGCAGAAACTGTGCATTGAAACATGTTAGTTTGTCAGTGCTCCtccatttttttgtgtgtcacaGTGTCACAGTATTAATCCATACTCATGCTAATAGAATTGTCAAATGATGTGTGTATTTTGGCCATCAGGAAAACCAGATTCACTTCAAAGTTGCTACGACATTGTGAATGAAGTGGATGCTGTAAACTTTGTGCCTGGTTCTGTTTCTTACAACTTAAAAGGATTTTCAATTCAAAGCTCAAAATTTGACTGGCAGAGTATTGATGGAACCCTGCAGCTGATTAAAAGCAGGCCTGCTTGTTTGTGATCCAGGTTAATTTGTGTTAGTCTTGGTAGATTGTTTTGGTCATTTCTGAAGTCAGATAACTGCATTTATATTAACAGATAAGCACAATATTATTTGATCCCCAACATTACTGGACACACCCATTAGgcatttttttctgtattttgttcAACTTGGTAGAAAGTAAATAAAGTTCTGTCCACACTGGAATCTTACCTGTTGTCACTCTTTCCTCTTTGTGGTTTTTGGGATCCAGCTGTTCTTTCTGCTCTTCAACATTTTCAAAAATCTGTCTGTTGTAGCATTGTGGGTTGTTTTCAGAGACCATGACATGTATTTTTTCCAGAAGAGAAATGATCTCGTTTTCATCCACCATACGTCTTGTACATGTGTGGTATCTTTTTTCAGAAAAACTACTCTCAGCTTTCAGGTCTGCCAGTGCACTTTCACAGCTTTCATCTGACTTGTGAGTCACAACTGTCATTACATAAGAAAGATTTCCTTTGCCAAAACCTTTCTCTAACCACTGTATTCCTGACCTGTATTGGCTGCTGTGAAGGCCGTTTGGCAGCAGTAAGATAAAGGCATGGACTGCCTGAATGGATGGGATTTGGTCAGCATTTGGAAGACCAAGCATGTTAATAACACAGATGTGCTGACCACACAAATCATACAGTTTGGATGAAAACTGCtccatgtttgtttgcttgtcatGGTCaattaagatattttttgatccAATCTCAATGGAGTTGGTGTCACCAATTAACACAAGTTTGAGTTTGGgtattactgaaaaaaaaagaaaaaaaggagcttCAGTAGTTAAACCACAGTGTTCATTATAATTTAATGAGTATGAGTTGTAAAATAAGCCTTCCAACCAATCATCCTAAAGTATTACCTTTGTCATCGCTTGCCTCAGATGCAGTTTTGGTTTCAGCCTCCCCTTCTGTGCTACTTTCATTCTTTTCTGAGTGCTGAGCATCATGAGGATCATTCACTGGATCACTCTAAGAAAAATGGGATTTTATTTGTTGATTAGTTTCAGTTTTGAACAAATTGGGAATATGACGTGTAAAATAGAAGCACAGTCAAACAACAATCACatggaaatgtatttttaaaaaattcagGATTGCACATGTGTGTTGTGCAATAATCCTGACCTGATAGAGAAGAAGTCATCACTTAAAAGCTATGGAAATATTTTGTGTTGTAAAACTGCTGTAAGGATATCTAAAAGAGGGAGAAAATATCTTGTTCTCACCTTGGTGTCATCATTACTCTCCAGGTGGACTGCAGGGCCATAAGAGAAAGCAAAGTACACACAGGATTAGTCTAATATTTGAAAAGTGACAATTCAAAGCGCAGCATCCTACAATCAGTGCATCTACAAGTATCTGTTCTTTAATTCCACAACTCTCAACCTCCCCACATAACACTCATCCCACACATTTCTGTTGATAGAAGTCAGcacaaaatataatatatatattatataatttatttatccTGAATTATTTTTATTCCATTTCATTCTTATTTTGCTACCTTGAAAAGTTGAGCTATTTGTAATACACATTTCACTGCTGGTGTACGTGCACAGCTGCAGGGGACAAATAAAGATTCTGGATTCTTCTTGATAAAGTTTCTTGAGTATgacatctgctctgatgtggaaacagTGTTTCCCTTCAATCCCCTGTAGGGGGCAGTAGTGCATAGGGCACCATTATGGGTCATATTTAGGGGAATCAACAAATGACACATGATTCCTAATAACTGGAGGATATATTGGGGGAAAGTGCTTTAGAAATTaagattttctcctttttcGTTCACCCAACCACAGTACATAGTTACAGTTACAAAGACTATAAATTAGAATTAAAAATTATTGTAATTAGAATTGGCCTCATAGTCCATCACTAGTTAGCTTCTTGTAATGTTAGATTGGATGTGGTGTGCATTGTTGGAGGAATATGAAACCCTTGCAGTTCCAGGATGTTGATTACACTTTGCATCAAGTTGTCATAAAATATAAGACATAACAAAATATATAATTTGTTATTCTCCAAGAGGAGCTTTCTGCCCGTATATGATCACagcaaaaaacatccaaaattaTTTGGGGAAGGTTAAAGTGAGATTGCTGTTTTATCCCCACAATTAGACAGGTCTGCATGTGGTGTGg is drawn from Odontesthes bonariensis isolate fOdoBon6 chromosome 21, fOdoBon6.hap1, whole genome shotgun sequence and contains these coding sequences:
- the LOC142371823 gene encoding interferon-induced very large GTPase 1-like isoform X2, producing MEENKEGESETKSVTSVTNDKVHLESNDDTKSDPVNDPHDAQHSEKNESSTEGEAETKTASEASDDKVIPKLKLVLIGDTNSIEIGSKNILIDHDKQTNMEQFSSKLYDLCGQHICVINMLGLPNADQIPSIQAVHAFILLLPNGLHSSQYRSGIQWLEKGFGKGNLSYVMTVVTHKSDESCESALADLKAESSFSEKRYHTCTRRMVDENEIISLLEKIHVMVSENNPQCYNRQIFENVEEQKEQLDPKNHKEERVTTAEEMKTGTEIKSKEHDGAERSEKNDDNTPGQSEIKSVPHETKEKGTFNMEISGKEIKTRDISEENRKKRHKETEMLLSRLHLQDKCPHKMSPADFLKIGPPVRQSNDTLEKDLAHTFLQRLMTLDHRARYIPVLQDGSEASHSESFPTSDTVDADDGDLDALFATSVDIDQSKQAHVHPMDVQMAVFHCSNSFLKQNMITKLSQCQYALPLLVPDPITMDIECPLWTFRQLTKTWKITSNQGKEDSKPIMKSMPICKAETPLVSFFRLGSLSQSKSQLMNTLINNRHSAFFHRNCPGSTKSRHLMDGVAQIAWYCPAGTPNESFNDCIAFCNLHGDSLSTEKQREILTEKSSVIVVLVPTLEKSHGSSAVISTLYRSPKPLIILIADSDCGASQMKAQKYKLGLKDRSQADVSEELKGIIRKILSAPHKSFQLESMAEVSGIRVDEDGTDCQKGKSAAMEIVKLIQGMDVSKIKDEFLPCQGQLWHEWCRINKELYHLKGHIEKEKGQKEKQLMHIRQEQCAASNSKLMKSFTESLVGLPPTDKEYFLKWTQILIDGLSTDDLSSILQNYDETWSEVLTLKKKHDKSALLKDKQTKLEQLSKKLQSATFGLEHIFREMGQIYEAHKSQKEQTHSQQADWVKYPELAADLMISGHPMELMDGDAGQVPLMWISSLLQEVIKKLGDKRVFVLSVLGVQSSGKSTMLNAMFGLQFAVSAGRCTKGAYMQLVKLSEELKGFQFDYVLVVDTEGLRALELAGNATLHHDNELATFVVGLGNMTLINIFGENPADMQDVLQIVVQAFMRMKKVKLSPSCVFVHQNVTDIAAAEKNMDGKRRLQEKLDKMAQLAAKEEVCDVECFSDVIAFDVQEDVKYFAQLWEGSPPMAPPNPGYSESVQELKKTILSKASKSAGITLSHLNSKIQDLWKALMNEQFVFSFKNTQEIAVYRKLEVLYGNWTWDLRKEMLTIENQLYPRIEKGQLDKVELSYLSKEMSKTYEEIQKNMTAYFEDHSDKEILVQWRGRFENKIKEFHEEHFRGVKRKLDEVIQQKNARKKMDNKKVEFETKLLQKSKELAHTLKDVVKDEGELKAQFDSVWSHWVTELTSDTKPFEDINVEEDQSVVLRDLGTEWSLISESKRKGRYKKLSEVGNYFGYITQKKCQELDSESQQYQESKRETKDTSRQGKGVMASAFGYFKQMIGIASPAQQNVEPNESRNPFPHEEQKMIRSFINDVEQQSLETIKNKPVATRGYRSTYLQEVAKHVQKKVTEFESGKKFTFKKEFTVDLSLYVFDRTASWLLQSHNTFKHNNDALTYLDSKKKEYYNIFRSYCKGNSSASVFGEMICEKLKVSVHEAVCNKTAVDLAGEMRCNYPAFSGNRLNLEKHVLTSLAEKAEFSRFITYIQNPRRQVEAFIKEEVKKYMFTDHKDKGLKILKKNADDISKLASQALYEATEKVKKKSGDVDMWMKEFSALLNKLAFDTICCKNFRDINNFDFLKEEIEKGLVCIVKEMSRLSLEMVQECRQKPDQILIDQLCNCCWERCPFCAAVCINTLKDHSPEKHNVPFHRPSGVEGWHTRGTVDLVIDFCTTLVGSDRYFRPNHDSEGRIAYKQYPTAGERYASWRITADASMLAYWKWFVCHFQKELEDHYDLKFQGRGEIPSEWRNYTKKEAIESLDEMCRL
- the LOC142371823 gene encoding interferon-induced very large GTPase 1-like isoform X3, which produces MEENKEGESETKSVTSVTNDKVHLESNDDTKSDPVNDPHDAQHSEKNESSTEGEAETKTASEASDDKAEEMKTGTEIKSKEHDGAERSEKNDDNTPGQSEIKSVPHETKEKGTFNMEISGKEIKQTRDISEENRKKRHKETEMLLSRLHLQDKCPHKMSPADFLKIGPPVRQSNDTLEKDLAHTFLQRLMTLDHRARYIPVLQDGSEASHSESFPTSDTVDADDGDLDALFATSVDIDQSKQAHVHPMDVQMAVFHCSNSFLKQNMITKLSQCQYALPLLVPDPITMDIECPLWTFRQLTKTWKITSNQGKEDSKPIMKSMPICKAETPLVSFFRLGSLSQSKSQLMNTLINNRHSAFFHRNCPGSTKSRHLMDGVAQIAWYCPAGTPNESFNDCIAFCNLHGDSLSTEKQREILTEKSSVIVVLVPTLEKSHGSSAVISTLYRSPKPLIILIADSDCGASQMKAQKYKLGLKDRSQADVSEELKGIIRKILSAPHKSFQLESMAEVSGIRVDEDGTDCQKGKSAAMEIVKLIQGMDVSKIKDEFLPCQGQLWHEWCRINKELYHLKGHIEKEKGQKEKQLMHIRQEQCAASNSKLMKSFTESLVGLPPTDKEYFLKWTQILIDGLSTDDLSSILQNYDETWSEVLTLKKKHDKSALLKDKQTKLEQLSKKLQSATFGLEHIFREMGQIYEAHKSQKEQTHSQQADWVKYPELAADLMISGHPMELMDGDAGQVPLMWISSLLQEVIKKLGDKRVFVLSVLGVQSSGKSTMLNAMFGLQFAVSAGRCTKGAYMQLVKLSEELKGFQFDYVLVVDTEGLRALELAGNATLHHDNELATFVVGLGNMTLINIFGENPADMQDVLQIVVQAFMRMKKVKLSPSCVFVHQNVTDIAAAEKNMDGKRRLQEKLDKMAQLAAKEEVCDVECFSDVIAFDVQEDVKYFAQLWEGSPPMAPPNPGYSESVQELKKTILSKASKSAGITLSHLNSKIQDLWKALMNEQFVFSFKNTQEIAVYRKLEVLYGNWTWDLRKEMLTIENQLYPRIEKGQLDKVELSYLSKEMSKTYEEIQKNMTAYFEDHSDKEILVQWRGRFENKIKEFHEEHFRGVKRKLDEVIQQKNARKKMDNKKVEFETKLLQKSKELAHTLKDVVKDEGELKAQFDSVWSHWVTELTSDTKPFEDINVEEDQSVVLRDLGTEWSLISESKRKGRYKKLSEVGNYFGYITQKKCQELDSESQQYQESKRETKDTSRQGKGVMASAFGYFKQMIGIASPAQQNVEPNESRNPFPHEEQKMIRSFINDVEQQSLETIKNKPVATRGYRSTYLQEVAKHVQKKVTEFESGKKFTFKKEFTVDLSLYVFDRTASWLLQSHNTFKHNNDALTYLDSKKKEYYNIFRSYCKGNSSASVFGEMICEKLKVSVHEAVCNKTAVDLAGEMRCNYPAFSGNRLNLEKHVLTSLAEKAEFSRFITYIQNPRRQVEAFIKEEVKKYMFTDHKDKGLKILKKNADDISKLASQALYEATEKVKKKSGDVDMWMKEFSALLNKLAFDTICCKNFRDINNFDFLKEEIEKGLVCIVKEMSRLSLEMVQECRQKPDQILIDQLCNCCWERCPFCAAVCINTLKDHSPEKHNVPFHRPSGVEGWHTRGTVDLVIDFCTTLVGSDRYFRPNHDSEGRIAYKQYPTAGERYASWRITADASMLAYWKWFVCHFQKELEDHYDLKFQGRGEIPSEWRNYTKKEAIESLDEMCRL
- the LOC142371823 gene encoding interferon-induced very large GTPase 1-like isoform X1 gives rise to the protein MEENKEGESETKSVTSVTNDKVHLESNDDTKSDPVNDPHDAQHSEKNESSTEGEAETKTASEASDDKVIPKLKLVLIGDTNSIEIGSKNILIDHDKQTNMEQFSSKLYDLCGQHICVINMLGLPNADQIPSIQAVHAFILLLPNGLHSSQYRSGIQWLEKGFGKGNLSYVMTVVTHKSDESCESALADLKAESSFSEKRYHTCTRRMVDENEIISLLEKIHVMVSENNPQCYNRQIFENVEEQKEQLDPKNHKEERVTTAEEMKTGTEIKSKEHDGAERSEKNDDNTPGQSEIKSVPHETKEKGTFNMEISGKEIKQTRDISEENRKKRHKETEMLLSRLHLQDKCPHKMSPADFLKIGPPVRQSNDTLEKDLAHTFLQRLMTLDHRARYIPVLQDGSEASHSESFPTSDTVDADDGDLDALFATSVDIDQSKQAHVHPMDVQMAVFHCSNSFLKQNMITKLSQCQYALPLLVPDPITMDIECPLWTFRQLTKTWKITSNQGKEDSKPIMKSMPICKAETPLVSFFRLGSLSQSKSQLMNTLINNRHSAFFHRNCPGSTKSRHLMDGVAQIAWYCPAGTPNESFNDCIAFCNLHGDSLSTEKQREILTEKSSVIVVLVPTLEKSHGSSAVISTLYRSPKPLIILIADSDCGASQMKAQKYKLGLKDRSQADVSEELKGIIRKILSAPHKSFQLESMAEVSGIRVDEDGTDCQKGKSAAMEIVKLIQGMDVSKIKDEFLPCQGQLWHEWCRINKELYHLKGHIEKEKGQKEKQLMHIRQEQCAASNSKLMKSFTESLVGLPPTDKEYFLKWTQILIDGLSTDDLSSILQNYDETWSEVLTLKKKHDKSALLKDKQTKLEQLSKKLQSATFGLEHIFREMGQIYEAHKSQKEQTHSQQADWVKYPELAADLMISGHPMELMDGDAGQVPLMWISSLLQEVIKKLGDKRVFVLSVLGVQSSGKSTMLNAMFGLQFAVSAGRCTKGAYMQLVKLSEELKGFQFDYVLVVDTEGLRALELAGNATLHHDNELATFVVGLGNMTLINIFGENPADMQDVLQIVVQAFMRMKKVKLSPSCVFVHQNVTDIAAAEKNMDGKRRLQEKLDKMAQLAAKEEVCDVECFSDVIAFDVQEDVKYFAQLWEGSPPMAPPNPGYSESVQELKKTILSKASKSAGITLSHLNSKIQDLWKALMNEQFVFSFKNTQEIAVYRKLEVLYGNWTWDLRKEMLTIENQLYPRIEKGQLDKVELSYLSKEMSKTYEEIQKNMTAYFEDHSDKEILVQWRGRFENKIKEFHEEHFRGVKRKLDEVIQQKNARKKMDNKKVEFETKLLQKSKELAHTLKDVVKDEGELKAQFDSVWSHWVTELTSDTKPFEDINVEEDQSVVLRDLGTEWSLISESKRKGRYKKLSEVGNYFGYITQKKCQELDSESQQYQESKRETKDTSRQGKGVMASAFGYFKQMIGIASPAQQNVEPNESRNPFPHEEQKMIRSFINDVEQQSLETIKNKPVATRGYRSTYLQEVAKHVQKKVTEFESGKKFTFKKEFTVDLSLYVFDRTASWLLQSHNTFKHNNDALTYLDSKKKEYYNIFRSYCKGNSSASVFGEMICEKLKVSVHEAVCNKTAVDLAGEMRCNYPAFSGNRLNLEKHVLTSLAEKAEFSRFITYIQNPRRQVEAFIKEEVKKYMFTDHKDKGLKILKKNADDISKLASQALYEATEKVKKKSGDVDMWMKEFSALLNKLAFDTICCKNFRDINNFDFLKEEIEKGLVCIVKEMSRLSLEMVQECRQKPDQILIDQLCNCCWERCPFCAAVCINTLKDHSPEKHNVPFHRPSGVEGWHTRGTVDLVIDFCTTLVGSDRYFRPNHDSEGRIAYKQYPTAGERYASWRITADASMLAYWKWFVCHFQKELEDHYDLKFQGRGEIPSEWRNYTKKEAIESLDEMCRL